Proteins encoded by one window of Thermus caldifontis:
- a CDS encoding type II CAAX endopeptidase family protein — MSGNPVVKFYILAVGISWLGWIPVVMSSHGIGPFDRPYFQILLLFPALGPMLAAMWVMARAHGKAGVGELFNPLFQWRLAPGWLLVASLAPLMLFLLARGLTGWLGLPVIGSSPRGELLSVAVSAFLVSSLSNPWEEVGWRGFALPRLQERYAAWMASLILGVFWGLWHLPLFFWKGNPMADYPFFPWFAGIVALSFLYTWLYNSTQGSLLVTSLFHIFLNTFAAVISGVSVLALAMVYIVAALLLVALFGGTHLSWRERVRAR, encoded by the coding sequence ATGAGCGGAAATCCTGTGGTTAAGTTCTACATTCTGGCCGTGGGCATCTCATGGCTGGGTTGGATACCCGTGGTCATGAGCTCCCATGGTATTGGGCCCTTTGATCGGCCGTACTTCCAAATCCTCTTGCTCTTTCCCGCCCTTGGGCCCATGTTGGCGGCGATGTGGGTGATGGCGAGGGCACACGGCAAGGCGGGGGTTGGGGAGTTGTTCAACCCTCTTTTCCAATGGCGCCTTGCGCCAGGCTGGCTCCTCGTGGCTTCACTGGCTCCGCTCATGCTGTTTCTCTTGGCCCGAGGCCTCACCGGGTGGCTGGGCCTTCCGGTTATAGGGTCTTCGCCTCGAGGCGAGCTGCTATCCGTTGCCGTATCCGCCTTCCTGGTGTCCTCGCTCTCCAACCCTTGGGAAGAAGTGGGCTGGCGGGGATTCGCCTTACCCCGTCTGCAAGAGCGCTATGCAGCTTGGATGGCTTCCTTGATCCTGGGCGTCTTTTGGGGGCTATGGCATCTTCCGCTTTTCTTTTGGAAGGGAAACCCCATGGCTGACTACCCCTTTTTCCCTTGGTTTGCGGGCATCGTTGCCTTGTCTTTCCTCTACACCTGGCTCTACAACAGCACCCAAGGTAGCCTCCTTGTGACCTCTCTCTTCCACATTTTTCTAAATACTTTTGCTGCCGTAATCTCTGGTGTGTCCGTCCTAGCGCTGGCGATGGTGTATATTGTGGCGGCCCTTCTCCTGGTGGCCCTATTTGGAGGCACCCACCTGTCTTGGAGGGAAAGGGTTCGTGCCCGCTGA
- a CDS encoding apolipoprotein N-acyltransferase, whose amino-acid sequence MLILAFPPFGLWPFIWVGFLPMLVAQFRVLPPRLSGLASSIALGTWLGGYLTPIFAGSGLYITWLPLAIAGISYLTDSGVRAFHERTGYRWFVPYGALSWVGFEMIRGFIPIMGTWGFVANTLYGQPWLIQPVSIFSIFGLSLLIMVVNYGMGLGALYLFDRRWRFDPGLPGLTFRTVGKWVGGVVAALFLWVGLSLTLYRSPTTATVRVAALHYDAGSPPWRAVDRFSELTRWAAQEGARLVVWPEVAIQGDPQVTDTERFRRLAAETDAYLVLGYIVPVSERLFRNEATVLSPQGEWLGVYGKDHPVVFAGETSFTRGIYPVYETPLGRIGTIICYDLDFTDTARRLARKGAQLLLVPSHDWPQIATKHYTHLVFRAVENRVSLVKADSSGNDSAVIDPYGRILAVAVTPGGDRDGQVVVADVPLGEGDSVAVRLGDWVGWVALVGMVFFMIYDLWTKTPDRRRKGSRLDDEAPESGRFPPQS is encoded by the coding sequence TTGCTCATCCTCGCTTTCCCTCCTTTCGGCCTCTGGCCCTTCATTTGGGTGGGCTTTTTGCCCATGCTGGTTGCTCAGTTCCGCGTGTTGCCACCCCGCCTTTCTGGCCTGGCCTCCTCCATTGCCCTCGGTACCTGGTTGGGTGGATACCTGACGCCCATTTTTGCCGGAAGCGGTCTTTATATTACCTGGCTACCCCTGGCCATTGCTGGCATCAGCTACTTGACGGATAGCGGTGTGCGTGCTTTCCATGAGCGTACGGGTTACCGCTGGTTTGTACCCTATGGAGCGCTGAGTTGGGTAGGTTTTGAAATGATCCGGGGCTTCATCCCCATTATGGGTACGTGGGGTTTTGTGGCCAACACGCTTTACGGCCAGCCGTGGTTGATCCAGCCTGTGAGTATATTTAGCATATTTGGCCTGAGCCTGCTCATCATGGTGGTCAACTACGGGATGGGCTTGGGAGCGCTCTATCTCTTTGACCGGCGCTGGCGGTTCGACCCAGGCTTGCCTGGCCTCACCTTCCGGACGGTGGGGAAATGGGTAGGGGGAGTGGTTGCCGCCCTTTTTTTGTGGGTGGGCCTAAGCTTAACGCTTTACCGCTCCCCAACGACCGCAACGGTTCGCGTTGCCGCCCTTCACTACGATGCTGGTTCCCCACCGTGGCGAGCGGTGGACCGCTTCAGCGAACTTACCCGCTGGGCGGCGCAAGAGGGGGCTCGCCTCGTTGTCTGGCCCGAGGTTGCGATTCAAGGGGATCCGCAGGTCACCGATACCGAACGGTTTCGTCGGTTGGCAGCGGAAACCGATGCCTATTTGGTCCTAGGTTACATCGTCCCAGTTAGCGAGCGCCTCTTCCGCAACGAGGCAACGGTCCTGTCGCCGCAAGGGGAATGGCTGGGGGTCTATGGTAAAGACCACCCCGTCGTCTTCGCCGGTGAAACCAGCTTCACGCGGGGTATCTACCCGGTGTACGAAACCCCCCTAGGGCGGATTGGCACCATTATCTGTTACGATCTAGATTTCACCGACACGGCCCGGCGCCTTGCCCGTAAAGGAGCCCAGTTGCTCCTGGTACCATCACATGATTGGCCGCAGATCGCCACCAAGCATTACACCCATCTGGTTTTCCGGGCCGTTGAGAACCGGGTGAGCTTGGTCAAGGCCGATAGCAGTGGCAACGACTCTGCTGTCATTGATCCCTACGGGCGCATCCTTGCGGTGGCGGTCACCCCTGGCGGGGATCGCGACGGACAGGTGGTCGTGGCCGATGTGCCTTTGGGGGAAGGCGATTCTGTGGCTGTTCGTTTAGGGGATTGGGTGGGATGGGTGGCTCTGGTGGGGATGGTCTTTTTCATGATCTACGACCTCTGGACGAAGACACCAGACCGACGCCGCAAGGGTTCAAGGCTGGATGACGAAGCCCCGGAGTCGGGTCGGTTTCCGCCCCAATCGTAA
- the purC gene encoding phosphoribosylaminoimidazolesuccinocarboxamide synthase, with amino-acid sequence MEKLYEGKAKILYPEGPDTLRVYFKDEATAFNAQKRGIIPGKGVVNNKVSAALFRYLEAHGVKTHFQEEVSDREMRVLRVEILPLEVILRFRAAGSFAKRYGVKEGTPLKAPLVEFSLKSDPLGDPLICPEAILALGLAGEEELGQVRATTLKVGELLRNFFAQRGLDLIDFKLEFGKRDGEILLADEISPDTMRLWDQKTGEPMDKDRFRKDLGGVEEAYQEVLRRVLEV; translated from the coding sequence ATGGAAAAGCTATACGAGGGCAAGGCAAAAATCCTCTACCCCGAAGGGCCAGACACCCTTCGGGTCTACTTCAAGGACGAGGCCACGGCCTTCAATGCGCAAAAGCGGGGGATCATCCCTGGGAAAGGGGTGGTGAACAACAAGGTTTCGGCCGCCCTCTTCCGCTACCTGGAGGCCCATGGGGTAAAGACCCACTTCCAGGAGGAAGTTTCCGACCGGGAGATGCGGGTCTTAAGGGTGGAGATCCTTCCCTTAGAGGTCATCCTCCGCTTCCGGGCAGCGGGGAGCTTCGCCAAGCGCTATGGGGTAAAGGAGGGCACTCCCCTAAAGGCCCCCTTGGTGGAGTTCTCCCTTAAGAGCGACCCCCTGGGCGACCCCCTGATCTGCCCTGAGGCCATCCTGGCCCTGGGCCTGGCGGGGGAGGAGGAACTTGGCCAGGTGAGGGCCACCACCCTGAAGGTGGGGGAGCTATTGCGGAACTTCTTCGCCCAAAGGGGGCTGGACCTTATTGACTTCAAGCTGGAGTTTGGGAAACGGGATGGGGAGATCCTCCTGGCCGACGAGATCTCCCCCGACACCATGCGCCTTTGGGACCAGAAGACGGGAGAACCCATGGACAAGGACCGCTTCCGCAAGGACCTGGGTGGGGTGGAGGAGGCCTACCAGGAGGTCCTGAGGCGGGTTCTAGAGGTGTAG
- the purS gene encoding phosphoribosylformylglycinamidine synthase subunit PurS, whose product MPRYQATLLIELKDGILDPQGRAVEGVLQDLGHPVESVRVGKVLEIVFPAETLLEAEEKAKAMGRLLTNPVMEVYTLEAIKELP is encoded by the coding sequence ATGCCCAGGTACCAGGCTACTTTGCTCATTGAGCTGAAAGACGGCATCCTGGACCCGCAAGGCCGGGCGGTGGAAGGGGTCTTGCAGGACCTAGGCCATCCCGTGGAGTCAGTGCGGGTGGGGAAGGTCTTGGAGATCGTCTTCCCCGCGGAAACCCTCCTGGAAGCAGAGGAGAAGGCCAAGGCCATGGGAAGACTCCTCACCAACCCGGTGATGGAGGTCTATACCCTCGAGGCCATAAAGGAACTCCCATGA
- the purQ gene encoding phosphoribosylformylglycinamidine synthase subunit PurQ, producing MKWAIVRFPGSNCDEDARFALEKAGIKAEYVWHTERSLKGFDGVFLPGGFSYGDYLRAGALAAKSPVMEEVRRFAREGRWVIGVCNGFQVLTEAGILPGALLANLNLHFTCKEVGVRVERTDLPFTRLYQKGQVLRLPIAHAEGRYYADAKTLARLEGEGLVVFRYAPLRGEADYNPNGSLNDIAGITNERGNVLGMMPHPERAVDEVLGGTDGLPLFLGLLEEVTA from the coding sequence ATGAAGTGGGCCATCGTCCGCTTTCCCGGCTCCAACTGCGACGAGGACGCCCGCTTCGCCTTGGAGAAGGCGGGCATAAAGGCGGAATACGTCTGGCACACGGAAAGGAGCCTAAAGGGCTTTGATGGGGTCTTCCTCCCCGGGGGGTTCAGCTACGGGGACTACCTGAGGGCCGGGGCCCTGGCGGCCAAGAGCCCGGTGATGGAGGAGGTAAGGCGCTTCGCCCGGGAGGGCCGCTGGGTGATCGGGGTCTGCAACGGCTTCCAGGTGCTCACGGAAGCCGGGATCCTCCCCGGGGCCCTTCTGGCCAACCTGAACCTCCACTTCACCTGCAAGGAGGTGGGGGTGCGGGTGGAGCGCACGGACCTCCCCTTCACCCGCCTTTACCAAAAGGGGCAGGTGCTCCGCTTGCCCATCGCCCACGCCGAGGGCCGCTACTATGCGGATGCAAAAACCCTGGCCCGGCTGGAGGGAGAAGGCCTGGTGGTCTTCCGCTACGCCCCCTTAAGGGGGGAGGCGGATTACAACCCTAACGGAAGCCTGAACGACATCGCCGGCATCACCAATGAAAGGGGCAACGTCCTGGGGATGATGCCCCACCCCGAGCGGGCGGTGGATGAGGTGTTGGGCGGTACGGATGGGCTCCCCTTGTTCTTAGGTCTTTTAGAGGAGGTAACGGCATGA
- a CDS encoding HAD family hydrolase translates to MKPKAITFDFWGTLFTEGKAFLERVMPARYEILLDALSEAGHPAEEHEVREAYRQAALAFEEAWKAGEHMSVYDRVARIFALLGAPHDPGLIAITARKLEESSLLVDLEPLPGVEVLKELARTYPLALVSDTGLTPGRLLREHLRRQGLDVFQAYSFSDETGYVKPKPEAFKVALEALGVAPEEALHVGDLPQTDIKGAFATGYPWAVQYVGLREVNGEVKPTAKVKSHRELLPLLQ, encoded by the coding sequence ATGAAACCCAAGGCCATCACCTTTGACTTCTGGGGCACCCTCTTCACCGAGGGAAAGGCGTTTTTGGAAAGGGTCATGCCCGCCCGGTACGAGATCCTTCTGGACGCCCTATCCGAGGCCGGGCATCCGGCGGAGGAACACGAGGTGCGGGAGGCCTACCGGCAGGCGGCCCTCGCCTTTGAGGAGGCGTGGAAGGCCGGGGAGCACATGTCCGTATACGACCGGGTGGCCCGCATCTTCGCCCTCCTTGGGGCCCCCCACGACCCTGGGCTCATCGCCATCACCGCCAGGAAGCTGGAGGAAAGCTCCCTTTTGGTGGACCTCGAGCCCCTTCCGGGAGTAGAGGTCTTGAAGGAGCTGGCCCGCACCTACCCCCTGGCCTTGGTTTCCGACACCGGCCTCACCCCGGGCCGCCTCCTCCGGGAGCACCTGAGGCGGCAGGGTTTGGATGTGTTCCAGGCCTACAGCTTCTCGGATGAAACCGGCTATGTGAAACCGAAGCCCGAGGCCTTCAAGGTGGCCCTCGAGGCCCTGGGGGTGGCCCCGGAGGAGGCCCTGCACGTGGGCGACCTACCCCAGACGGACATCAAGGGGGCTTTTGCCACCGGCTACCCCTGGGCGGTCCAGTACGTGGGCTTGAGGGAGGTGAACGGGGAGGTCAAGCCCACCGCCAAGGTGAAAAGCCACCGGGAACTCCTTCCCCTTCTCCAGTGA
- the purL gene encoding phosphoribosylformylglycinamidine synthase subunit PurL, with translation METLAQEIGIPETEYREMVKRLGREPNRVELFLFKVMWSEHCAYKNSRPLLKGLPKEGEAVLQGPGENAGVVRIGEGFAVAFKIESHNHPSAVEPLQGAATGVGGIIRDIMSMGARPIALLDSLRFGPPEDPRSRYLLKGVVSGIAHYGNAIGVPTVGGDLYFHEGYQENPLVNAMCLGLLKEEHLRRSRASLGRPVYYAGAKTGRDGIGGAAFASRELSEDKEEDRPAVQVGDPFLGKLLLEATLEAIEKDLVEGVQDMGAAGLTSSLSELAFKSGLGVELDLDRVPTRERDMGPIELLLSESQERMVLVPKEGKEKELEEVFRRWGLDCVPVARTIPERVFRVLYRGEVVAEVPTEALAEAPTYVRVGREDPEIQRLREKPLPPLTADPQEVLPRLLASPNLASREAVYERYDHQVGTRTALVPGKGDAAVLWVKGTHLGIAAKVDQNPRYSRLHPRLGAMHALAEACRNVSVVGARPLAYTDGLNLGSPETPEGYYELQETIVGLREASEALGVPVVSGNVSLYNESGGRRIPPTAMVGVVGVLDVRRRAEMGFRRPGEVIVLLGEEGGEFGGSEVLYLLAGLEAGHPPRLDLERERGVQEAIRELIALGLTRTAHDLAEGGLLLALAEMTFPYGLGATVEVRTPGLAALFGEAPSRILFTVAKEHLKEATFRLEELGLPYRVLGETGGPTLTVLTPEGVLEWRVQDLVEAWKKPLREVLDG, from the coding sequence ATGGAGACCCTGGCCCAGGAAATCGGCATCCCGGAAACCGAGTACCGGGAAATGGTGAAGCGGCTTGGGCGGGAGCCCAACCGGGTGGAGCTCTTCCTCTTCAAGGTGATGTGGAGCGAGCACTGCGCCTACAAGAACTCCCGGCCCCTCCTGAAGGGGCTACCCAAGGAGGGGGAGGCCGTGCTCCAGGGCCCCGGGGAGAACGCCGGCGTGGTGCGCATCGGGGAAGGCTTTGCGGTGGCCTTTAAGATCGAAAGCCATAACCACCCCTCCGCAGTGGAACCCCTCCAGGGAGCCGCCACCGGGGTGGGAGGGATCATCCGGGACATCATGAGCATGGGGGCCCGGCCCATCGCCCTTTTGGACTCCTTGCGCTTTGGTCCCCCGGAGGATCCCCGTAGCCGCTACCTCCTCAAAGGGGTGGTTTCCGGCATCGCCCACTATGGCAACGCCATCGGGGTGCCCACGGTGGGCGGGGACCTCTACTTCCACGAGGGCTACCAGGAAAACCCCCTGGTGAACGCCATGTGCCTGGGGCTTCTAAAGGAGGAACACCTTAGGCGGAGCCGGGCCTCCCTGGGCCGGCCCGTCTACTATGCGGGGGCCAAGACGGGAAGGGACGGGATCGGGGGGGCCGCCTTCGCCAGCCGGGAGCTTTCCGAGGACAAGGAGGAGGACCGGCCGGCGGTCCAGGTGGGGGACCCCTTTTTGGGGAAGCTTCTCCTGGAGGCCACCCTCGAGGCCATAGAAAAGGACCTGGTGGAAGGCGTCCAAGACATGGGGGCCGCAGGGCTCACCAGTAGCCTCTCGGAGCTGGCCTTCAAGTCGGGCCTCGGGGTGGAGCTGGACCTGGACCGCGTCCCCACCCGGGAAAGGGATATGGGGCCCATAGAACTCCTTCTCTCCGAAAGCCAGGAGCGCATGGTCCTGGTGCCCAAGGAGGGCAAGGAAAAGGAGCTGGAGGAGGTCTTTAGGCGGTGGGGCCTGGACTGCGTGCCCGTGGCCCGCACCATCCCCGAGAGGGTCTTCCGCGTCCTCTACCGGGGCGAGGTGGTGGCCGAAGTCCCCACCGAGGCCCTGGCCGAGGCCCCCACCTACGTGCGCGTGGGAAGGGAGGACCCCGAGATCCAAAGGCTCCGGGAGAAACCCCTCCCCCCCCTCACCGCCGATCCCCAGGAGGTCCTCCCCCGGCTCCTCGCCTCCCCCAACCTGGCAAGCCGGGAAGCGGTTTATGAGCGGTACGACCACCAGGTGGGAACCCGCACCGCCCTGGTGCCGGGCAAGGGGGATGCGGCGGTGCTCTGGGTGAAGGGAACCCACCTGGGTATCGCCGCCAAGGTGGACCAGAACCCCCGGTATAGCCGCCTCCATCCCCGGCTTGGAGCCATGCACGCCTTGGCCGAGGCCTGCCGCAACGTGAGCGTGGTGGGGGCAAGGCCTTTGGCCTACACCGATGGCCTCAACCTGGGAAGCCCGGAAACCCCAGAAGGGTACTACGAGCTTCAGGAAACCATCGTTGGCCTCCGAGAGGCCAGCGAGGCCCTGGGGGTGCCGGTGGTTTCCGGGAACGTGTCCCTCTACAACGAAAGCGGGGGCCGGCGCATCCCCCCCACGGCCATGGTGGGGGTGGTGGGGGTCTTGGACGTGAGGAGGCGGGCGGAGATGGGCTTCCGCCGCCCGGGAGAGGTCATCGTCCTCCTCGGGGAGGAAGGGGGAGAGTTTGGGGGAAGCGAGGTCTTGTACCTGCTTGCCGGCCTCGAGGCGGGCCACCCGCCCCGGCTGGACCTGGAGCGGGAAAGAGGGGTGCAGGAGGCCATCCGGGAGCTCATCGCCCTGGGCCTCACCCGCACCGCCCACGACCTGGCGGAAGGGGGGCTTTTGCTGGCCCTGGCGGAGATGACCTTCCCCTATGGCCTTGGGGCCACGGTGGAGGTGCGCACCCCAGGTCTAGCCGCCCTCTTCGGCGAGGCCCCAAGCCGCATCCTCTTCACCGTGGCCAAGGAACACCTCAAGGAGGCCACCTTCCGCCTGGAGGAGCTGGGCCTCCCCTACCGGGTGCTGGGGGAAACCGGGGGGCCTACCCTCACGGTCCTCACCCCAGAAGGGGTGCTAGAGTGGAGGGTGCAGGACCTGGTGGAGGCCTGGAAGAAGCCCCTCAGGGAGGTCTTGGATGGATAA
- the purF gene encoding amidophosphoribosyltransferase has product MDKPQEECGVLGIYSQAPLDMAGLLHLGLLALQHRGQEAAGMAVSDGKEFLVEKDLGLVNQVFTEERLSRLRLPGARLGLAHTRYSTTGSNLRFNAQPLTARTAHGVLAIAHNGNFTNAKPLRDWLLGEGATFQSTSDTEVMLLLLARLGYLPLPQAAAEAMKVLEGGYAILLMDRKTVVALRDPHGVRPLAIGKLPQGFAFASEPPALELMGAQYLRDVRPGEVVWVEEGELQSLQALPPNPAPCAFEWIYFARPDSLLDGVEAYEARVRMGMELFREAPAEADMVVPVPDSGIGAAVGYARASGLPLEYGLYKNPYAGRTFIQPTQALRDLKTRLKLSPTSAVRGKRVVLIDDSIVRGTTSRHIVAMLKEAGAVEVHFRVSSPPIRFPCYYGIDTAARKELIAAEKSVEEIRAYIGADTLAFLSEEGVKRAIGGPVCLACFNGRYPAGVPAEGEKLALEIP; this is encoded by the coding sequence ATGGATAAGCCACAGGAGGAATGCGGGGTCCTGGGGATCTACAGCCAAGCGCCCCTGGACATGGCCGGGCTTTTGCACCTGGGTCTCCTCGCCCTCCAGCACCGGGGGCAGGAGGCGGCAGGGATGGCCGTATCGGACGGGAAGGAGTTCTTGGTGGAAAAGGATTTGGGCCTGGTGAATCAGGTCTTCACCGAGGAAAGGCTTTCCCGCCTGAGGCTTCCCGGGGCCCGACTGGGCCTGGCCCACACCCGCTACTCCACCACCGGCTCCAACCTGCGCTTCAACGCCCAGCCCCTCACCGCCCGCACCGCCCACGGGGTCTTGGCCATCGCCCACAATGGCAACTTCACCAACGCCAAGCCCCTCCGTGACTGGCTCCTTGGGGAAGGGGCCACCTTCCAAAGCACCTCGGACACCGAGGTGATGCTCCTCCTCCTGGCCCGCCTGGGCTACCTCCCCCTTCCCCAGGCGGCCGCCGAGGCCATGAAGGTCCTGGAAGGGGGGTATGCCATCCTCCTCATGGACCGCAAAACCGTGGTGGCCCTCCGGGATCCCCACGGGGTGCGGCCCCTGGCCATCGGCAAACTCCCCCAGGGCTTTGCCTTTGCCTCCGAGCCCCCAGCCTTGGAGCTCATGGGGGCCCAGTACCTAAGGGACGTGCGCCCGGGGGAGGTGGTCTGGGTGGAGGAAGGGGAACTCCAAAGCCTCCAAGCCCTCCCGCCAAATCCCGCCCCTTGCGCCTTTGAATGGATCTACTTCGCAAGGCCCGACAGCCTGCTGGATGGGGTGGAAGCCTACGAGGCCCGGGTGCGCATGGGCATGGAGCTTTTCCGGGAGGCCCCGGCGGAGGCGGACATGGTGGTACCCGTACCCGATTCCGGCATCGGGGCGGCGGTGGGCTACGCCCGCGCAAGCGGCCTCCCTCTGGAGTACGGCCTCTACAAAAACCCCTACGCGGGCCGCACCTTCATCCAGCCCACCCAGGCGCTACGGGACCTGAAGACCCGCTTGAAGCTTTCCCCCACCTCGGCGGTGCGGGGTAAGCGGGTGGTGCTCATCGACGATTCCATCGTACGGGGCACCACCAGCCGCCACATCGTGGCCATGCTGAAGGAGGCCGGAGCCGTGGAGGTCCACTTCCGGGTCTCCAGCCCCCCCATCCGCTTCCCCTGCTACTACGGGATCGACACCGCCGCCCGCAAGGAGCTCATCGCCGCCGAGAAGAGCGTGGAGGAAATCCGGGCCTACATCGGGGCGGACACCCTGGCCTTCCTTTCTGAGGAGGGGGTGAAGAGGGCCATAGGAGGCCCCGTATGCCTGGCCTGCTTCAACGGCCGCTACCCCGCCGGGGTGCCTGCGGAAGGGGAAAAACTGGCCCTGGAAATCCCCTAG
- the glyA gene encoding serine hydroxymethyltransferase, translating into MVRTSLRDEALFRLIALEEKRQREGLELIASENFVSAQVREAVGSVLTNKYAEGYPGARYYGGCEIIDQVESLAIERAKELFGAAWANVQPHSGSQANMAVYMALMEPGDTLMGMDLAAGGHLTHGSKVNFSGKLYRVVSYGVRPDTELIDLEEVRRLALEHRPKVIVAGASAYPRFWDFKAFREIAEEVGAYLVVDMAHFAGLVAAGLHPNPLPHAHVVTSTTHKTLRGPRGGLILSNDLELGKRIDKLIFPGIQGGPLEHVIAGKAVAFFEALQPEFQEYSRLVVENAKHLAEELAQRGYRIVTGGTDNHLFLVDLRPKGLTGKEAEEKLDAVGITVNKNAIPFDPKPPRVTSGIRIGTPAITTRGFTPEEMPLVAELIDRALMEGPSETLREEVRRLALAHPMP; encoded by the coding sequence ATGGTCAGGACCAGCTTAAGGGACGAGGCCCTCTTTCGGCTCATCGCCCTGGAGGAGAAGCGGCAGCGGGAAGGCCTGGAGCTCATCGCCAGCGAGAACTTCGTCTCCGCCCAGGTGCGGGAGGCGGTGGGCAGCGTTCTCACCAACAAGTATGCGGAAGGTTACCCCGGGGCCCGGTACTACGGGGGGTGCGAGATCATCGACCAGGTGGAAAGCCTGGCCATAGAGCGGGCCAAGGAACTCTTCGGCGCCGCCTGGGCCAATGTCCAGCCCCACTCTGGCTCCCAGGCCAACATGGCGGTGTACATGGCCCTCATGGAGCCGGGGGATACCCTCATGGGCATGGACCTGGCCGCTGGGGGGCACCTCACCCACGGCTCCAAGGTGAACTTCTCGGGAAAGCTCTATAGGGTGGTCTCCTACGGGGTCCGGCCCGACACCGAGCTCATCGACCTCGAGGAGGTGCGCCGTTTGGCCCTAGAGCACCGCCCCAAGGTGATCGTGGCGGGCGCCAGCGCCTACCCCCGCTTCTGGGACTTTAAGGCCTTCCGGGAGATCGCCGAGGAGGTGGGGGCCTACCTGGTGGTGGACATGGCCCACTTCGCCGGCCTGGTGGCGGCGGGGCTCCACCCGAATCCCCTTCCTCACGCCCACGTGGTCACCAGCACCACCCACAAGACCCTAAGGGGTCCTAGGGGCGGGCTTATTCTTTCCAATGACCTCGAGCTGGGCAAGAGGATAGACAAGCTCATCTTCCCCGGCATCCAAGGGGGGCCTCTGGAACACGTGATCGCTGGCAAGGCGGTGGCCTTCTTTGAGGCCCTGCAACCCGAGTTCCAGGAGTATAGCCGCCTGGTGGTGGAAAACGCCAAGCACCTGGCGGAAGAGCTTGCCCAAAGGGGCTACCGCATCGTCACCGGAGGCACCGACAACCACCTTTTCCTGGTGGACCTCCGCCCCAAGGGCCTAACGGGCAAGGAAGCGGAGGAGAAGCTGGATGCCGTGGGCATCACCGTCAACAAAAACGCCATCCCCTTTGACCCCAAGCCTCCCCGGGTCACCTCCGGCATCCGCATCGGCACCCCCGCCATCACCACCCGGGGCTTCACCCCCGAGGAGATGCCCCTGGTGGCGGAACTGATCGACCGGGCCCTCATGGAAGGCCCTTCGGAAACCCTAAGGGAAGAGGTGCGGCGGCTCGCCCTGGCCCATCCCATGCCCTAA